The following proteins are co-located in the Malus sylvestris chromosome 13, drMalSylv7.2, whole genome shotgun sequence genome:
- the LOC126597139 gene encoding sugar transport protein 13-like, whose translation MAGGGFSAGPGGREFEAKITPIVIISCIMAATGGLMFGYDVGVSGGVTSMSPFLKKFFPVVYRRTQEQGINSNYCKYDNQGLQLFTSSLYLAGLTATFAASYTTRKFGRKPSMLIAGIFFIVGTILNAAAQDLAMLIIGRISLGCGVGFANQAVPLFLSEIAPTRIRGGLNILFQLNVTLGILFANLVNYGTNKITGGWGWRVSLGLAGFPAGLLTLGALFVVETPNSLVERGLLEQGKSVLKRIRGTENVEPEFLELVEASRIAKEVKHPFRNLLKRKNRPQLIIAVALQIFQQFTGINAIMFYAPVLFNTLGFGNDAALYSAVITGAVNVLSTVVSIYSVDKVGRRLLLLQAGVQMFISQVAIAIILGIKVKDHSDDLHKGFAIFVVVLICTYVAAFAWSWGPLGWLIPSETFPLETRSAGQSLTVCTNLLFTFVIAQGFLSMLCHFKYGIFLFFSGWVLVMSFFVLFLLPETKNIPIEEMTERVWKQHWLWKRFMDDDDYHIEGNHGDGLKKNGHANGFDGVSQL comes from the exons ATGGCCGGCGGAGGGTTCTCAGCGGGTCCTGGAGGGCGTGAGTTCGAGGCAAAGATCACGCCCATCGTCATCATCTCGTGTATAATGGCTGCTACTGGTGGACTCATGTTTGGTTACGATGTTGGCGTTTCAG GTGGTGTAACATCTATGTCCCCATTCTTGAAAAAGTTCTTCCCGGTTGTATACAGAAGGACACAGGAACAGGGGATCAACAGCAATTACTGCAAATACGACAACCAGGGGCTGCAGTTATTCACGTCGTCGCTGTACCTGGCCGGCTTAACCGCCACATTCGCCGCTTCCTACACCACCAGGAAGTTCGGGCGGAAGCCGTCTATGCTGATTGCTGGGATTTTCTTCATTGTCGGCACAATTCTCAATGCTGCAGCTCAAGACCTCGCCATGCTCATCATTGGCAGGATCTCACTTGGTTGTGGAGTTGGGTTCGCCAATCAG GCTGTACCATTGTTTCTTTCGGAGATTGCACCGACAAGAATCCGCGGAGGGCTAAACATACTGTTCCAGCTTAATGTCACCCTTGGCATTCTATTTGCAAACCTCGTTAATTATGGCACCAACAA GATCACAGGAGGATGGGGTTGGAGGGTGTCATTGGGGCTGGCTGGTTTTCCGGCCGGTCTCCTAACCTTGGGAGCTCTCTTCGTGGTCGAAACTCCTAACAGTCTCGTAGAGCGTGGTCTCTtagaacaaggaaaatctgTACTTAAGAGGATCCGCGGCACTGAAAATGTTGAACCTGAGTTCTTAGAACTTGTCGAGGCTAGTCGCATAGCTAAAGAAGTGAAGCACCCCTTTAGAAATCTCTTAAAGCGCAAGAATCGTCCCCAACTAATCATTGCAGTAGCGCTGCAG ATCTTTCAACAATTTACTGGGATCAATGCCATAATGTTTTACGCGCCAGTCCTGTTCAACACATTAGGGTTTGGAAATGATGCTGCCCTCTACTCAGCAGTTATCACAGGAGCCGTCAATGTTCTCTCCACCGTTGTATCCATCTACTCAGTTGACAAAGTAGGCCGCCGATTGCTCTTACTGCAAGCCGGTGTTCAAATGTTCATCTCTCAAGTGGCTATAGCCATAATACTAGGGATCAAGGTTAAGGACCACTCCGATGACCTCCACAAAGGCTTCGCAATCTTCGTGGTGGTTCTGATTTGCACTTATGTTGCTGCATTCGCTTGGTCTTGGGGGCCTTTAGGTTGGTTGATACCTAGTGAGACGTTCCCACTAGAGACCCGCTCAGCCGGGCAAAGTCTGACTGTCTGCACCAACTTGCTTTTCACTTTCGTTATAGCGCAGGGCTTCCTCTCGATGCTTTGCCACTTCAAGTACggaatcttcctcttcttctccggGTGGGTTTTGGTCATGTCGTTCTTCGTGTTGTTCCTGCTCCCGGAGACGAAGAACATCCCCATTGAAGAGATGACAGAGAGGGTGTGGAAGCAGCATTGGTTGTGGAAGAGGTTTATGGATGACGATGACTACCACATTGAAGGAAATCATGGAGATGGCTTAAAGAAAAATGGGCATGCTAATGGATTTGATGGTGTTTCTCAGTTGTAA